taaAAACGTGAGCGGTACTGTAGCAGACTTCTAGTGTAGTAATAAATATAAACGTTGTCGTGAGATAGAAAAGGTTAGAGTTGTGGGCtaaaggagcagagaggaggtgcacaTCAGAACTGACCTGCTCAAAGATTGGTTTACACGTCTACAGATATAGTCACACACTTCTCCTGCCGCACCACACAATGAAGCGCTCACTCATCGGATCCAACGCACATGTTTCATGTTCGAAAGGACCACTGAGGAGCCGACACACAGCCATGCAACAGAGACGACGGAATTAAACTAGGAACTGCGATCTCCGAGTGCTGCCATAACAAAAAGGGGGGTGAAGAGATGCACGTGGTGACGCAGGACACGGAGGGTGGGCGGAAGGACGAAAATGGGGAGAAGTGCTCTCGTTCATTGTCGCTCGTAGACTCTGGTGCATATCACATCATCCGCTGCCATGGtctgaaaagagaggagaatgtGGATGTTAGATACCGACACGGTAAATGTTGTTAAAAGCATTTCAAGTCATTTATGATTCTTTCTTCACCTGCGAATTGAGTTGTTTTTTCATCACATATCCACCAGTTGAGACCAACGTAATCTCAACAAACTGGTTTGAACAAACATTTACGGAAAGTTGCTTATTTAAACAATGGTAGTTCTGCCCCTTAAATACAGCATGcagcctgctggcactgctctaTGGGCCTGATTCTGATTATTCCGGTAGAATTACTGAAACATGTCttataataattatgttttgGTCGCTTTGTTTTGCGTTTCTAAGTCAGCCTAACTTAAGAAAATAGATTTTAGGCTTTAGAtgataattattgtttttattctgttctGATCAGGTCGGATGCTGTCTGCCCACAAGCTTGTGTTTTGTTCAGCTGATGATTGTGCGTGCATTTGTTATTCCAACAAAATCTTCTTTCAGTATATTTACATCATGGTGGTCAGAGCTCAATAATGTAATTATCTACTCAAAAGGCAATACTTCAGATCATAGCCTGTGATTTTCAGCGTAGTCTTGTTGCGCAATTGTAAAATATACCAGAAAGAAATGTCTGCATAActgtaaaaacataaaaagagtCGCATAGTGAAAAATATCCTGCAACTATTAAGTGGGAAACGCAAGATACAATCGTGGTATTAGCAATACCAATATTCCTGTGATTTTACCGTTTAGTTTGGgtattatttattgaaataGATAAAACTAAGCTACACTTAGAAAGGTTTTATACATGGTGGACAGGGTATTGCATAACCAATTATTCCTTTACTATGTTACATAATGTTTACAttgctaaatacatttttttaactgtgGTATCGGGTGTGTTACTTTGCTCTTAAGAAGATAAAATTGAGTTTTATTAATTCACCAAGTGTCCAAAAGAATTACTGTACTTGAAAATGTACAGCAAAGGATCTCTAGATCTAAACCCTGGTTTAGTGGATCTTTTTTGTGGCTTACCAGGATCAGTTTGCCGTCATTGGTGATCTCTCGGGTCCAGGACGTCTTAGGCCCTTCTCCTTTCGGCAGAGTCTGCTCACAAGTGATCTTGCTGTCGGTTTCCCAACGTGGAAAACTCTGACAACAGAGGGATAGAAAATACTTAGTTGGATGTACCGGCTGGATGTGGTGTCACAAGAGAGTATCCGATAAGAGGGAGAAAACAACAGCGGTGGAGCAGCGCGATCGCCGAGAGGTGATAACTTGTGATGCGCTCATTGCCACTAAAGCGGAGCGCTGGCCGCCTGCGCGTGTTTGCTTTGGAGACGGCCAAACAGAGGCCACGTATGGGAAACGGGGGAAACCAACGCGGAGGAATAAGGGAGGGACAGGGGGCAGGGAAGGGCGAGAAAGGGGGAACGGTGGGAAGAGAGGAAGCTGAATGGGGTCGTAAAGAGTGTGAAGGAGCATAATGTAGCATGATGGGCCTTCAGGGACTAAGGGAGGAGTAGAGATATGCTATCAGTCAAAATATGATGAAAAGCCAAATCAAACAGATTGATGTAATCTGGGCAGTTCCCTCCCCAAACACCCATTTATtatgtgcatatgtgtgcgcgtgcaccgTGCAGGGACGTCCGTCCACAGTGGCCTCGTTGAACTCCTGCCCCACAGTGAAAGTGATGTGGGTGGTGCGGACTGTGGTGGAGGTTTTGATGGACAGCGTCTCTCCGTCCTGCGTGATCTCCACCAGAGGCTTGGAAGCGGCCTTCACGGCAATTAAACGCAGCATCTTGTTCACAGCTGGAGAAGACAGGGACAACATGACAAAACTTTTTTGAGATTTGCACACAAGTAAACACTCACTCGCCGTTGCACAAACTGGTGTCGATACTTTGAAGGGAAATTCTCATGCAAGCAGCACACAAATGCATTGAGGCAGATATTTTTCTGTGCCACTGTTTGGTTTATAGGATCCAGCCCTCAGAAGCAAGAAATACTAAACGTATTACTAACAAATGATGCACAACGGGCTCTAggccttgtgtgtgtctgtgtgtgtggttaagtGTTGCGGTGTTGAAGCACACTCGGGGTAAAAGGAGAAGCCTGTGCACAGCTCCATCCAATAATGATGACAGAGGAAAGAATGAGGTCATACGCAGCACATCTGCATTCTCATCGGACTTGGTCatctttgcacacacacagaatcaaaCACTCGGACCAATCGGGGGGGATTTTCAACTGTAATCTGCATTATTATCCTTTGTGTAACCAAAGACAGTTCACACACTCGGGTTGCCATTGTGTGCTGCAGTGAAACTAATTATGCAGCCCcagggggaaagaaaagagagggaacCAGGAGCAGACCGGtgtggtgggagggagggagggagggagggaaggggagggaggggaggagggagtcaGACAGACACGGGGcagtggtctgtgtgtgtgaagatcTCTGTCCAAGTGTGAGGCGAAGTTTGTGTACGTCGTCCGGCGTGTATCTGTCGTCGAGTTGGGTTTCGCACTTCTCACCTCTCGCACATTCCCACCTGTCACCAGGGGTAAATATATACAACTGCTGAAATGCACAGTCATCCAGCACGCATCTGGATGCCACACACAACTCAGTATTTATGtgcattgttattattatggatagattattttgattatttttggtATTACAATGGGCAGGCGTCTGTGTCTTATTAACGTATTTGATATATCTGATTTTCTAGGAGAGGTAATCGGATTGAAAGTAAGAAAGTTTATATATaaactgtatgtattttttttatttatttttttatttcagacccAGAGGGATCCATAATACAGtacaaagcagacacacattgtaatagatacaaaaaactaaaaataaataaaaagaatagcaATACAACGTATAAAACCCTTCAACAGTTCATTGTCTAAAATACAGACATGTtcttttaataattaataactcATGTTTTAATTaactattattttaattattgtatAGTTTCATCTTAAGATGGAGTATTTTACACTGTGACattgcacattttatttaatgtggttatgtttgtttttaatgggTTTTAGTCAATCAATATAGAGACAGAATGTGGACCAATTCTGTTCCCAGTTTCTACtactgcattaaaaaacaaaaaataagcaAAAATTACATTTGCATCCCTTTGCAAGACACAGAATGATGTTGACCTAAAAGCGGAGTGAACTTGAAGTTGGgctaaacacaaaaataaaataaccttaTTTTGCTCCAGAAATGCTGGAGAATGAGAACGTCACCGTCACAAGGCGCATGTTTACACAGACTGAAGAAAGGAGTAAAGTCCCAGCCAGAGGCCCGTTTGGGAAGCTTTTAGAAAAACCATTAGTTGTTAAAAGATATAAATGACCCAAACAGACTTTCGCAATCCTGCGAGCAAAATGCTTAAATTCACACGGACCACATGAGGACACGCAGATAGTCACAAGGTCAGAGTCAGAGGTCAAAGAGCAGAGGGCAGAGGAAGCATTTGGGACACGGGGGGAGATGAGGGAAGAGGGGAGAAGAGAGCAGgagtgaggaaaggaagggaaGATGGAGGGTGCTGACAGGCTGCATCCAGCTGCGCTTTAATCCCCAATGAAACCAAAGGGCGGCCCTCTCTCCGACATCCATGCCAAAGGAATGACTAATGCAGtgatggttttatttattttttgagtaTGAGCCACGGCGGTGTCACAGAGCGGCTTTTAACCTGCATTCCTGTTAAAGTTCCTCTAACTTTTGTGCACAAGTATATGAAGAAAcctcacacattcacagaccCAACTACACACTACACGCACAAATAAACCTGTAGTGCATGCAGCCATATCCTGGgatcccccctcctctctctctctctccttccatgTAAAGGGAGGCGTACATGAACATGTATATTAACGCCCGATTGGTTGTTCATTGTCACTGAGAAATTTGAATTCACATTCCTGGCCGTTGGAAAAATACTGCCATACTTTAGTTATTTCAATAACCCTgtttagactgtgtgtgtgtgtgtgtgtgtgtgtgtgtgtgtgtgtgtgtgtgtgtgtgtgtgtgtgtgtgtgtgtgtgtgtgtgtgtcatcgccCTGTGTCAGCCGATGTGATGATATGTATTTCAGGTGTGCACCGGCAAGTCATGTCATGGGAATTGGCTTTTAACGACAGACGGCTCCGACGTTGTGGGcgagcacgcacgcacgcacacacacacatgcactaacACATCTCCATCGTTCATAAATAGAAGTGATGTGAAAAAAATTGTGTAAacctcagcagcaggtgtcatATCATAATTCATAATTTGGTTGTCTTGCACTGTATCGTGTCATAACggtggtctcacacacacacacacacacacacatatacacacacacacacacacacacacacacacacaatctgcgGCTACAGCACAGACAGATGTGCCGCCGTTTGTCTCTATTGTGTTTGGAGGccaaaggggggaggagagggagagtggTGATGCTGGCTGGAGGCCAAGCACCGAGTTTTGGGTTCCTCAGAATGACAAAGACCCCCCACCGATGCGGTCGAGGGGGTGATCATCCATGAGGCGCGGATGAAGATTTGACCTATAATTGTGCTGAGGAAGCTTGAGCCGACACAAACTGTCACATCTGATCTCGTTATGCACCGAAATAAAAGCTTCATTAGAGACCACTCTCCCGCAGAAAAACACATGGGCCAAGCTGCCGCATTCGCCGACGTTTAAAAATTCGCATATATATTTGATCAACCTACCCAACTTTTTCAAAAGTTCCTCGAAGTTTTCAGAGCTCTTCATCTCCCAGGTGCCGGAGAAATCGGGGATTGCGCGCTCCATGTTAAGCCGAAGGTAGTGCAGATGAATGGAGGTGAACTGTCAGGTCCAAGTGGGGTCGGTCCTCTGCTGTCTCTGCGCGTCTTGCGCCAATAAAGCTACAGCTGGTCTTTATGACTCTCGTCTGGGTTCGCGTGCGAGACGGATGATTCTGACGATGCCCGTCCAATTTTACTTCTGTTCTCCTCGATGCGATGAGTGACCGACTGGCAGATCCCCCTTTTGCTCACCTATGAGCCGGTGCAATATAAGATACAAATGAATGGCACGGAGAGCGGAGATACTCTGCACTGGGGCGAACACGCCCCTTTCTCTGCGGACACGCCCCCAACGCCAACAGATTACAGGCAAAGGTCCCCAGTGCCTCAACCTGACCCCGCCCCTGAATGCAACATGTGCATTTTGGAGCTGCCCAAAGCCCGCTTTTGGAGACGCTTCTCATCCAAGCTGCGTGCCATGAGTCGCCTGTGCGCTTGATATAACAATTTAATGTCCAGGGCTACGGTGTTGTTTTGGCAGTTGTTCGGTTCAATGAGTGACTTCAGTGCGGTGAACATTATTGGTATAAAACAGGAAGGATGACAGCCAGGCTAGACTGTGGCAGAGCGGTGTGAAGGAAGGAGACCGACTGGAAAGCagagctgttgtgtgtgtgatagagagagagagcgagagagagagagagagagagagagagagagagagagagagggagagagagggagattttttttgattttttagaaaaacaatttattttacatatttcaacaactttgtcaatgtgttaaaaaaaggtcacagatttccttcctttgttaaaaaaaacaagacaaagcaacaacaaaacaaaacaaacaaaagcaaaattatatttcatgccataaaaacgggagcaaacaccaattcattattttccactgagcacacaacatttttaaaacaccagcgttgtttaaaagtgtctacgtccccaatgtgtttataaaagcggaactctagccagagcctggccctgatgttcaccagccacactgctctggcctcctgcccctctccgtccttcactctggccttcctgcttagataaatggccattttggcttcccctgaaagatagttgaggagctgccatttttctttttctgcttttttgtaggcagctcccatgataaaaatcttttcagtaaaaaccacattaaaaagactaaaaaccgatgttaaaagagagaagaaactcgtaagtctcttgcactctgtaaaaacatgataaatagtctctcggaggtcacagaaggggcatttgctcagaacagtgggattaataacagaaataaaagcgttggaggcgacagcaccgtgtaaaattctccactggaggtcggcagtccgtttcttgaggggaggtttgtataaaatcctccactgtgggcccggtccattttgtcccagtctgttggaccacacagtggggagcctgtcGCACAGTCCGGACCGGTTTATGCTCTTCACgcagttaaaatacagagtcttcttgtctgcttcgtgcaatgtcagcgcttcggggcgtgttgtggcgagcagggggccggtgagttcccctagtcctgggctcaggtagatctcggggaaggggtctgcagggtccggctccacatctttctggctgtagtctgtgaggtggctcctttcctcctcagtcagcctctggttccacagctccaggagcctcctcgccatccggacggagtgcagccccagcagagagcccagggccggggcgtcgctcagcgtcggccccactgcgtccaccagctgctgcaggcacaggactcgtgctttcagcagcgcccccatcaggcctggggtaccactgctgctgatgtccagccttgctctgtagatcaaaggttctctcaacaaccagtacagagagaaagactgtgggcaccttttatgattaaaaagggcccaagacttaaaaacaccctgataaaacggaggtagcccatttaactttaaaaatttagaatcaattaaaaacagagcagtatccagccccaggttgtttgcacgtctaaaaatgcagctggccacgtccctccatactaaaaactccggacctgtgagatatttctgtaaaaactggagtctaaaagtggtcgtccggctggccaggtggacaaggccctgtcccccctcctctctgggtaaaaacagcaccccttgtggcacccagtgtagacccccccaaaagaaatccaccattttcttctgtaagttggcaaggaagcctgagggagggtctaggcaggtaagacggtgccacagctgggatgcaatcaggttgtttaaaaccaaaactctacctttaaaagacatttgagggagcagccatttccatttggaaagtttcccctctatcttctctgtgacgccctcccagttcttctggacgatgctctcttgtcctagataaatccccagatatttaaaaccatctttcctccacactaggctttggggaagaactgggaggccgccacgccattcaccgacagcgagggcttcactttttttccagttcaccctcgctgccgatgccttactaaaactttccacgatgttatttaaaaggtctgcatccctctggcctttaataaaaacaacaacatcgtcggcatacgccgataaaatcattcttctactaaaaccaggtaaaaccaggccctccaggctagagcgtattttgccgagaaggggttccagggagagtgcatagagcatcccggacagagcacaaccctgccggacccctctatacactctaaaaggagcacacagactgccgtttatcttcagcacactctcaacctcgctgtacaacactttgatcttagctatgaaaccagcgctgaacccaaacctccccatgaccttccagaggaagctgtgctcaacgcggtcaaaagccttttcctggtctaggGAAATCAGACCAGTATTAATGCCTAACGAGCTGGCGACCTCCAAAACATCACgaatgaggtagacattgtctaccatggacctgccgggcacacagtaggtctggtcccgatggatgacctgctccatagcttccctcagcctggaggcaaagaccctggacagaagcttgtaatccacgcacagtagagacacagggcgccagttgccgatgtcctgcaggttccccttcttcggcagtagcgttatgaccgctctgcggcaggacatcggcatggaaccagaggccagactctcgttaaaaacctccaggacatcaggtgcaaatatgtcccagaatgccttaaaaaattctgcggggaggccgtcgatgccaggagcacgccgtccctgcatgccctgcaaggcggccttcagctcctgcaccgttatgggcctgttgagcgctttgttggtctcctcagagacttgaggtagcccgctcacgaactcctccgtcagtgcttcctcctccctgtactcactggtgtagagggaggagtaaaagctgaccgctcgcctcctaatctggcatggttccaccaccggcaaccctgtgtctgccaacagcgcgtggatcaccctcccctgcccactcttcctctccaggccgaagaaaaaactagagggagtgtccatctccgtgatggtctggaatcgggacctgaccagtgcaccctgagctttaacgtctaacaggtcggccagagccatttttttgatcttgaggatttcaaaatgtcctcgctctcctgtggactcgtttaaacgctctagttccactatatcagtctccaggtccttcatagatctggtgatgtctctggtcacgttgagagtgtgctgctgacaaagaagcctaatctcgatcttaccgcggtcccaccactgcctaagactactaaaatcactcttcctcagcctaaaaacactccaaaaatatgaaagggccgctctaaaattcctatcaaatgttaaaccggagttaaaatgccagtacgcgctttttggcaaaatgttcctaataaaaacattacacactagcagggaatgatctgaaaaaacagccggtacaatggtacacatcttgaaaatattaaaatggtgcttaaaaacataaaaccgatcaagcctggctgaggagattctaccttctctgaggtgggaccacgtgtactgtcggcagtctgcatgcatccttctccacacatccaccaggccatgagaccggaccagctgcctcagagcgtgctgggaagctggatgtggctctgcgtggttgcggtctatggccgcatcttctgtgcagttaaaatccccccccaagaataaaaaatcctccggggcacagccatctaaaagatcattaacttttgttaaaaaaagcttcctctctgtaccgattgttggagcatacacattgataaaaacaacagtaaaaaggtcgaaccgtgccttgactaaaaacaacctcccctcgatgatgtgtttgacctccagggagattggcttaaaagacctggagaagaggaagcccactcctccactgaggttggtgttgtggctcagcaggacttccccttcccactccctcctccagtcggcctcgttggtgctgtcgctgtgcgtctcttgcacgaagagaacatcaagacgttttatttttttaaattcataaatagatgccctcttcttggcatctctggctccgttcacattcaggcttcccacttttaaagtatccatgataaaaataaataaaaataaaaccaataaatcaattaaaacacacattggggcttttctcgtgatcatcgattgctcgttttgcttttagcacaattttttttagtctaaaaccctcttgatctgtgaagccagactcctctcgctggctcatgcggagtctggctgagttataaaaacacaccaggtctgggaaaaactcctcgatttttagatttctcctatttttgactttttgtaaaaacattttgatttgctctgcggagtagagcttttcccgctggctgtgtgtcagacaggcgctgtggatgtcgctgctgtccgacacacagccctcactctcactgccgtcagatggcccctgaccccccatggcctcctcttcctcccccaccttgctggcttttgcctcgctgcctgtatcttgcctctttttttttctttttgttgcagctttttgctctcctgcttcctcctccaccatcttaacctcctctgcctgttccacccccccattcagtcctccccccaactgtgcctctatggcacctgactcctgttccacactaacccccccctcacccttttcctttccttcccctccatcctcaccctgtgccacctcacccaaagctcctctctcGCCCACCAAAACACCCTCATTTACACTGTGCACATCTTCCATACTCACCCCGTGTGGGTCAGGCACAGCAGCGCAACGGCCCGCGGCCCGCGGAACCGGAAACGGCCTCACGGACGCCGCAGCCACCTCCGCGGCTGGAGACTCCCCCGCAAGCGCCGCGGCCGgaggctcccccgccgcagccgcggccggagacccccccgcaagagccggctcccccgccgcagccgcggccggagacccccccgccgcagccgcggccggagacccccccgccaaaaccgcggccggaggctcccccgccgcagccgcggccggagacccccccgccgcagccgcggcgggagacccccccgcaagaaccgcggccggaggatcccccgccgcagccccgCCAGGCGGAGTCGGGTCCCCGCGCCTCGGGCAGGCACCCACGGTGtgcccctcctcgccgcaaCCGAAACATTTCATCGCCGACGATGATGCAAAAATCACGTACTCGTAATCATCTATCTTaacatggaagcggaggttgagctccacattccggttgttAAGTATCATATagaggtgtctgcggtgagacactacgtgcttcagtaactgagacctgcatccagacaagatctttttgatcggtgagaccacctttccgtgtctggagagttctctgctgagaaattcgtcggtgatgaacggagggacgttcgatagaaccaccttcgtggccggttgcgtcagtggcaacacctgcacaaacatttcattcaccgtgaggcccgcctcgacgactcggttcaccttctccacctggtccaggaaaatgaccacggccccgttcatccgagcggccgacttaacgctgccgtgcccgaccacttcccccacagccaacccgatgtcctccacgctgcacgggaagcccgcggcgatcttaatgccgtgcttcctcgtgag
This genomic stretch from Gasterosteus aculeatus chromosome 20, fGasAcu3.hap1.1, whole genome shotgun sequence harbors:
- the crabp2a gene encoding cellular retinoic acid-binding protein 2a; this translates as MERAIPDFSGTWEMKSSENFEELLKKLAVNKMLRLIAVKAASKPLVEITQDGETLSIKTSTTVRTTHITFTVGQEFNEATVDGRPCTSFPRWETDSKITCEQTLPKGEGPKTSWTREITNDGKLILTMAADDVICTRVYERQ